The DNA sequence GACTTCCCTCCGTCATGCGCGGTGGTGGGGTTGTGGGGTCGCAGAGAATAGGGAGAAGCGACTGTTTATCAAAAACACAGGTGCGTGCGAAGCCGTAAGGCGATGTATACGCACTGACGCCTGCCCGGTGCTGGAAGGTTAAGAGGAACCGTCAACAACCCCTTTGTGGTTGTGAAGCGGTGAATTTAAGCCCCAGTAAACGGCGGTGGTAACTATAACCATCCTAAGGTAGCGAAATTCCTTGTCGGGTAAGTTCCGACCTGCACGAATGGCGTAACGACTTCTCCGCTGTCTCAACCGCGAACTCGGTGAAATTGCAGTACGAGTAAAGATGCTCGTTTCGCGCAGAAGGACGGAAAGACCCCGGGACCTTTACTATAGCTTGGTATTGGTGTTCGCTTGGACTTGTGTAGGATAGGTGGGAGACTGTGAAGGCGCCGCGCCAGCGGTGGTGGAGTCGTCGTTGAAATACCATTCTGGTTCAAGCGGTCACCTCAACCTAGACCCGTGATCCGGGTTGGGGACAGTGCCTGGTGGGTAGTTTAACTGGGGCGGTTGCCTCCTAAAAAGTAACGGAGGCGCTCAAAGGTTCCCTCAGCCTGGTTGGTAATCAGGTGGCGAGTGCAAGTGTACAAGGGAGCTTGACTGTGAGACCGACGGGTCGAGCAGGTGCGAAAGCAGGAACTAGTGATCCGGCCATGGCACGTGGGTGCGTGGTCGCTCAACGGATAAAAGGTACCCCGGGGATAACAGGCTGATCTTGCCCAAGAGTCCATATCGACGGCATGGTTTGGCACCTCGATGTCGGCTCGTCGCATCCTGGGGCTGGAGTTGGTCCCAAGGGTTGGGCTGTTCGCCCATTAAAGCGGTACGCGAGCTGGGTTCAGAACGTCGTGAGACAGTTCGGTCCCTATCCTCTGTGCGCGCAGGAAACTTGAGAAGGGCCGTCCCTAGTACGAGAGGACCGGGATGGACGAACCTCTGGTGTGCCAGTTGTACCGCCAGGTGCATGGCTGGTTAGCTACGTTCGGAAGGGATAACCGCTGAAAGCATCTAAGCGGGAAGCCTGCTTCAAGATGAGGTTTCCACGCCCCCCCGTGGGGTGAGAGGCCCCCGCCAGACTAGCGGGTCGATAGGCCAGAGGTGGAAGCACAGCAATGTGCTCGAGAGCCGACTGGTACTAATTGGCCAACACTAAACAACACCCAACACAACGGGCCCACAACAACAGCGAACAACGCCGCAACCACTATACAAACCACGATCAACCCACACCCACACACCAGTGGGACACGGAAGAACACACAATCTTGTGGTGGTCACAGCACCGGGGAAACGCCCAGCCTCCATTCCGAACCTGGAAGCTAAGCCCGGCAGCGCCAATGGTACTGCAACCGACAGGTTGTGGGAGAGTAGGACACCGCCACAACACAACCAATAGAGAGGGACGGCGCGCTTTTGCGTGCCGTCCCTCTCCTTTTCACGGCTTAGTGCCGCTCCGGTACCGCCCGTCGTCTAGTATTGGGTGGTTGAACGCGCATCGCGCACCAGGCACAAGGAGCGAGGGGGAGAGCGTGTTGCGTCGTTCCCGGTCGCTTCGGCCACTCTGGCTAGATTGAGGCGATGCCCTGCCGTTCGCGCGTCCGGTGTGTTCAACAGACGAGTTAATTACACGTCACGGACCAACGTCGCCCACATTGAGCCCCGATGCGTGCGATGCTATTCCTATGGTCACTTCTGCTCATTCGCGAGGCTCCGCCCACCACGGTGGCAAAGACGCGGTCCTCGCTCAACGCATGGCGGCGCACGACCGCCTTGCCCATCAGTCCCAGGTAGTTCTCCGTCTCGGCCAGATGCTTCTGTCCTTCGGTGCGAGCGCGTATCGCGTCAAGAAATCGATGGCAGACGTCGCCCGTGCCGTTGGCATCTCCGAGCATCGAGCGCAGGTCACCTACACGGAGATCATTGCCACCGCATACGCGAACGGCACATTCCGTACGGAGCTCGCTGAACAGCGCCTGATGGGTGTCAACGCCGACAAGATCGACCGCATCAACAACTACGTCGCGTCGCTCAACGGTAAGTCCGTTCGCGTGGAGGACGTGTCCGACGAACTCGATAGGATCGCGAAGGTTCCCGGCCTCTACGACTGGTTCTCCAATGCGCTCGCCTCTGGGCTTGCCTGTGCCGCATTCGCCTTCCTCAACGGCGGGGGATGGGTGGAGTGCTCAGCCGTCGCCGTCGCTTCGTTCTTCGGCCAGGCGCTCCGTCGCCAGATGCTGATCCGGCACATGAACCACTTTGGCGTGTGGATGGCATGCGGTGCTCTCGCCGCGATGATCTACATTCTTCTCGTGGCCCCGGCCCAGCATTTCCTCGGTATCGAATCGACCCACCAGGCTGGTTTCATCTCCGCTTTGCTGTTCCTGGTTCCCGGCTTCCCGCTCGTCACCGGCCTGATTGACCTGGTGCGGCAGGACTTCCAGGGAGGGTTGGGGCGCCTCGTCTACGTGACGATGCTCGTCATGTCCGCCGGCGTCGCAGTGTGGGCCATTTCTGCAGTTTTCGGCTGGTCGGTGACCCCCGAGTACGGTGTGTCCCTCGTTCCTTGGCTGCACTATCTACTCCGCTTCCTCGCCAGCTTCGTCGCCGCATATGGCTTCGCGATGCTCTTCAATTCACCACAGCGCGTCTGCGCAACCGCCGCGGTCATTGGAGCGTCGATCAACACCGCTCGTATCGCCTTGCACCTGGAACTCGACGTTCCCTCTCCGGCTGCCGTCGGCCTCGCCGCTCTCGCCGCAGGCCTTCTTGCCGTGTTCATCGCCCGCAGGACGCGATTCTCCCGCGTGACCCTGTCCGTGCCGGCCGTCGTCATCATGATCCCCGGCGTCCCGCTGTACCGTGCGTTGACCTACCTGAACAACCAGCAGATTGACGACGCTCTTGCCGCGCTCTTTACCGTCATGTTCACGATCGTCGCCATCGGAATGGGCCTGGCGCTCTCGCGCATGCTCACCGATAAGAACTGGCTCGTCGAAAAGCAGGAACGAGTCCCCAACCTATGGGAATACGAGGAGGAAAACGCATGAGAGTCGAGATAGAGGTGGCGGTGATGCCGCCGCGCGTGAGCGCCGAGTACGAGATCAATCGCGAGGAGATCCGCGCAGTCGGTCGCAACATCGCGATTGTCTTCGGGGGCGTCATCGTCGCCCGAGTACTCCGGGCGCTGCTCGTGCGCGTTAGGAACCAGTGACGCGTTCGAGGCCGTGGCCGGGCAACCGGTCGCGGCCTCGTTGTATGTTCCTGCCGCCGGTCTACTGTCGGCGGGCGAGCTGCGGCCCCGGCCCGGCTGCTTTGTGTGCCCGTGGGCGGCGGCCCGCCCGCGAGCCGTCCGCGCCGCGAGCCCAAAGGCTCGGCGCGTCGTCTCGAAGCCCGGCCAGGCCCCGCCACCGCCCACGGGCACCGCAGCCAGGCCCCGCCACCGCCCACGGGCATCGCAGCCAGGCCCCTCAGCCCCCCATCCGCAGACGGGCGCCGCAGCCCGGTCCCGCAGGCCGTGCGTCAGCCTCCAAACACTCGGGGCTGCGGTTGGCGGCTACCGGGACTCGCAGCGCCTCTGATACGCGCACAGGGGAGGTGAGTTCCGTGACGCGCCCAGGAGAGGGCATGACAGCATACAGATGGGGCCGACCCCAAAGGGCCGGCCCCATTGCTGTCGCGCAGTGAGCGCTAGGTCTAGCCGCTACATGCCACCCAGGATTGTGGCCACGATGATCTTACTAACCATCGCTACCGGGTAGACCAGCGCGTAGCCGAGCGCCACGCGAGGATCGGCGTTGGTGCGGCCGTTGGCGAAGGCGAGGACGGCGGGCTGCGTCTGAGCGCCACCGAGCAGACCGGCAAGCTTCGTGCCACCCATCTTGAAGACCCAACGCATCGTGCAGTACAGGCCGATCGCCATAATCGACGTCATGATGAAGCCGAGGGTAAAGATGCTGATCCATGCGCCCGATGTGAAGGCCTCGAGGATCTGTCCACCGGCCTTCGCACCTGCCTGCGCGAGGAAGATGAGCAGGCCGAGCTCGGCCATCACCTGGCAGGTCGTGAAGGGCAGAGCCGTCGCGACCGGACCGATACGCCCGAGGCGGCCAAAGATAAGTCCCACGATGAGCGTGCCGGCGGCAGAACCGATTGAGAAATACTCCCCGGAGGGGGTCAGGATCGGCAGCTCGCCGATCGCGATGCCCAGCGCCATGCCGATGCCCAGGGCGATCGGGTTGAGATCCGTGAGACCACGACTCGAGTCACCGAAGAACTTCGTAATCTCGGCCATCTTGGACGTGGGAGCGACGACGCGCACGCGGTCGCCCTCCTGGAGGACGAGGCCTGGCTCGGCGACCATGTCGACGTCACCGCGGCGCACGCGCGAGATCGTCGCGGAGTACTCCTTGGCAAGAGCGAGGGAGGCGACAGTGCGGCCGGCGATCTTCGGGTTGGAGATTGTCATGCGTCGGAAGTCCAGGTAGGAGCGATCCTGCATGAGGGAGTGCGAGGAGGCATGACCAAGCTCGGTGGCCGCGCGAGCCACGAGCTCACGGGGACCGACGACCGTCACGAGGTCACCGGGATCGAGTGTGTCGGACATCTGGGGACGGGTGATCGGGCCGGTCTCGCCGCGACGCAGACGGGAGAATGAAACCCTCTCGCCGAGCTTCTCGTAGATGTCACCAACGAACGGGTGGTCGTCGCGCTCGACGCGGATCGTGCGATTCGACAGGGGAGAGGGAGCGTCCTTGTCGTTGCGTCCGTAGTGCAGGGCCGCCATCGAGGCAGCGAGCATTCCGATGACACCGAAGAGGTACGCGATTGAGTAACCGACAGTCGCCCGAGCGGGATCGCCGGAGGCCTCGCCGGCGGCGGCCAGAGCGGGCGTGTTGGTCACCGAGCCTGCGAAGGTACCGGCGATGAGCGGAACGTCCATGCCCATGGCCTTACCGAGGTAGAGGCCGACCGTGGCAGTAATGCCGTAGAGAGCGACCATCGTCAGAAGCGGACCGATGGCAGTCTTCAGGTTGTGGAAGAAAGACGCGCCTGAGTTGATGCCGATGGCGAAAGTGAATAGCGTGAGGCCGAGAGTGCCCAGCTGGGGGGTGACTCGCAGCTCGATACCGTAAGACTGCGCCCATGCAGCCGTCACGATCGCAAAGAACAGAACGGCGGCGGCACCGAGGCTAATGCCCTTGATCTTCACATGGCCAAATGCCATGCCTATACCGATGAGAAGGAAGAGGAACAGAACTGGCTGTTCACTCAGAATCTCGAACACCTGATGCACGATGAAATCTCCGTGTTGTGGACTGTGATATGAGGTATGAGTCAATTAAACCAGTAATACGTGCTGTGTATCTCAGTCCATTGTCCTAGATAGCGATCAGAGCCCAAAGGTCCGCACAATGAGATGGCGAGGAGCGTAGAGCTCAGGAGCGATACGGTAAAGGCATGCTTAACGTTCGCGGAATCGGAATCCTCGCCCTGGTCATCGTACCCGGGCGTGCGATGCCTGCCGTGTAACGTGAGGATGGATCGCACGCCGAACTCCCCGCATCCGCGCATTTGCCGGATCTGACGGGGTTTTTTCTTTGAGACGGTCCCAACGATTGAGAGGACGAAAGGTGAGCGACACCGCCAACATCACCCGCCTGACCGGAGCCGAGGCTATCGTGGCCAGCCTCGAGGCACTGGGCGTCACCGACGTGTTCGGTATGCCCGGCGGCGCAATTCTGCCGACCTACGACCCGCTGATGGCGTCGACGTCAATCCGCCACATCCTTGTCCGTCACGAGCAGGGCGCTGGCCACGCCGCCGAAGGCTACGCCCTTGCCACCGGTAAGGTCGGTTGCGCGATCGTGACCTCCGGCCCCGGTGCCACCAACGTGCTGACGGCGCTGGGCGACGCCTGCATGGACTCGGTTCCGATCGTCGTCATTTCCGGTCAGGTCGGAGCTTCCCTGATCGGCACCGACGCCTTCCAGGAAGCCGACGTCGTGGGTACGTCGATGCCCATCACCAAGCACTCCTTCCTCGTCACGGATCCCGCAGAGATTCCCGCGCGCCTGGCCGAAGCCTTCCACCTGGCGGGCACGGGCCGCCCCGGTCCGGTCCTCGTGGACATCACCAAGTCTGCGCAGGTCGCCGAGATGGACTTCTCGTGGCCTCCGGCTCTTGACCTGCCCGGTTACCGGGTCGCGGATAAGCCCAACATGAAGCAGGTGCGCGCGGCTGCCCGCGCCATCGCTGACGCCCAGGCCCCCGTGCTGTACGTCGGCGGCGGCATCGTGCGCTCCGGTTCTACCGCCGCGCTGATCGACCTCGTTGAGGCGACGAACGCCCCCGTCGTTACCACGCTGACCGCGCGTGGCGCGTTCCCCGACTCCGACCGTCACAACCTCGGCATGCCCGGCATGCACGGCACGGTAGCGGCCGTCGGTGCCCTTCAGCGCGCCGACCTGATCGTGGCTCTCGGCGCACGCTTCGACGACCGCGTGACGGGTCGCCTCGACTCCTTCGCTCCTCGCGCTGCGGTCGTGCACATCGACATCGATGCCGCGGAGATCTCGAAGAACCGCCACGCCGACATTCCGATCGTCGCCGACCTGGCGACCGCCCTGCCGATCCTCACCGACGAGATCGCCCAGGCCTCGTCCCAGAACAAGGCCGACATCTCCGGATGGTGGCGCTACCTTGACCGCCTGCGCACCAAGTACCCGATCGGATGGGCCGATCCCGAAGACGGCATGATGGCACCCCAGGAGGTCCTCAAGAAGCTCTCCGACAGGGTCGGACCCGAGGCGGTCTACGTGACGGGCGTTGGCCAGCACCAGATGTGGTCCGCCCAGTTCATCACCCTCGACAACCCGCGCAGCTTCCTGTCGTCCTCCGGTGCGGGCACCATGGGCTACTGCATTCCCGCAGCCATGGGCGCTCAGGTTGGCGTCCCCGACAAGGTCGTGTGGGCGATCGACGGCGACGGCTCCTTCCAGATGACCAACCAGGAGCTGGCCACCTGCACGATCAACAACATCCCGATCAAGGTCGCCCTCATCAACAACTCCGTGCTGGGCATGGTCCGCCAGTGGCAGTCCCTGTTCTTCGGCAAGCGCTACTCGAACACGACGCTCAACCCGGTTGAGGGGGAGCAGATCCCGAACTTCGAGATGCTCGCGCAGGCCTACGGCATGGCGGCGCGTACCGTGCGCTCCATCGACGAGGTCGACGAGGCCATCGATTGGGCCATGTCGATCAACGACCGCCCCGTCCTCATTGACTTCCGCGTCTCCAAGGACTCGATGGTCTGGCCGATGGTTGCCGCGGGCGTGTCCAACGATGAAATTCGTTACGCCAAGGGCATGGCGCCCGACTGGGAGGTGGAAGACTGATGACAAACCGTCACACTCTGGCCGTGTTGGTCGAGAACAAGCCCGGCGTGCTTACCCGCGTCGCCGCGCTTTTCGCCCGCCGCGCCTTTAATATCAAGTCGCTGACCGTGGGGGAGACGGAGCATCCCGAAATCTCCCGCATGACCATCATCGTGGACGCCGACTCCGCGCCCATCGAGCAGGTGGTCAAGCAGCTCAACAAGCTCATCAACGTCCTGAAAGTCGTGGAGCTTGACCCCGAAGACTCCGTCGAACGGCGTCTGCTCATGATGAAGGTCCAGGCTGACGAGACCCGTCGCACCTCGGTCCTGCAGATCGTGGACCTGTTCCGCGCACACGTCGTCGACGTGCAACCCGAGTCGGTCGTCATCGAATCGATCGGCTCCCTACCCAAGCTGGAGGCGCTGCTGCGGGCCCTGGAGCCCTACGGCGTCACCGAACTCGTCCAGTCGGGCGCCGTGGCCATCGGCCGCGGGTCACGCTCGATCACGGATCAACTGAAGGAGAAATGACAAATGGCAGAAATCATCTACGACGACGGCGCAGATCTGTCGCTGATCCAGTCCAAGAAGGTTGCCATCATCGGTTACGGTTCGCAGGGTCACGCGCACGCGCTGAACCTGAAGGATTCCGGAGTTGACGTGGTCGTCGGCCTGCGCCCCGGTTCCTCTTCTTGGGCCAAGGCTGAGGCCGCGGGCCTTGAGGTCAAGGACGTGGCCGAGGCCGTCGCCGAGGGCGACGTCGTCTCGCTGCTGCTGCCCGACCAGGTCCAGCGCTCCGTGTACGCCGAGCAGGTTGCCCCCAACCTGAAGGAAGGTGCCGCCCTTCTCTTCGCACACGGCTTCAACATCCGCTACGGCTACATTGAGGTCCCCGAGGGTCACGATGTGGTCATGGTCGCCCCCAAGGGTCCCGGCCACAAGGTCCGCGAGACCTACACCCAGGGCAAGGGCACCCCGGACGTCGTCGCCGTCGAGGTGGACGCCTCCGGCCAGGCCTGGGATCTGGTCCTCTCCTACGCGAAGGCCATCGGCGGCACCCGCGCCGGCGTCATCAAGACGACCTTCACCGAGGAGACCGAAACCGACCTGTTCGGCGAGCAGGCTGTCCTGTGTGGCGGCGTCTCTCACCTGATCCAGGCCGGCTTCGAGACCCTGGTTGAGGCCGGCTACCAGCCCGAGATTGCCTACTTCGAGGTCTGCCACGAGATGAAGCTGATCGTCGACCTCATCAACGAGGGCGGCATCACCAAGCAGCGTTGGTCCTGCTCCGACACCGCCGAGTACGGCGACTACGTCTCCGGCCCGCGCGTCATCAACGAGTCCTCCAAGCAGGCCATGAAGGACGTCCTGGCCGACATCCAGGACGGCACCTTCGCCCGCAAGTTCATCGCCGATCAGGATAACGGCGCCCTCGAGTTCAAGGCGCTGCGCGCCGAGGAAGAGGCCCACCCGATCGAGAAGACCGGCCAGAAGCTGCGCAAGGCCTTCGGCTGGACCGACACCGACGAGGACTACACCGAGGGCAGCGCCGCGCGCTGATCTCGAGCTAAGTTCCGGCAAGTCTCAAGCCTCGGCCTCGTTCCTCTTATGGACGAGGCCGGGGCTGTTCTATGCGCTCGTCTGCAGGCAGCTAGAGGCGGCGCTCGGGTTTGGCCTCTGTGGATGCGCCAAGACGGACCGAGGGCCTTTCAGTGCTGATGGCAATGCGTGCGCCGCTTGTCGTGAGCTCGAGCGAGACAACAATTAGGAGCTTGTAGCGTCGTGGTGTCGTGCTCGCGATCCCGCGCGGTCCCATCGTTGTCCCAAGTCAATCCTCTCTTCGCGCTGGGAGCGTGTTTCGGGTGTGAGTTCAAGCTCTGTCACTCGGTCAATAGAGCTGGGGTTTGACCGATTGGGAGCTGGCTTGTTGGCGCGAAGTGCATCGCTATCGCGGCGCTGGCGCAGAGTGTGACATCCGAAGCTGTTCGTGTGCGTTGGGATGGTGCTATTGGCTCCTTCTGGGCGAAGCTGGCGAGAAAGCTGGGTGTGACAGTTGTTCGCGTCCTTATGGTTTTGCGTTATCCATGGGGTCTGGTGTGGCACATATATGTCGTATAACTGGTTGGTCAGCATCTAAATTTGTATGATGAATCTTGTGGAGAGGAAGATATGACTTGCTCGCCTCAGAATGACCACCCACATCGGAAGGACCAACGATGACCCTCCGCCACTACGGGCGTGCCCTCGCGGCCGTCTCGGGAGCAGCGCTGCTATGCGCGACGCTCTCAGTTCCCGCGTTTGCAACGCCCACCAGTGACACTGACGCCGCCGCTCCCACGGTGGTCGCGGCAACCGATGAAGAATCGGCCCCGATCACCGTCACCGCCACACGCACCGACTCCCACGGAGACAAGGTGTACGAGGGCGACCTCATCACCGTCACCTTCACCTACACCAACAACACCGACAATGCGCTCACCGTCTTCCCGGTGGACTCCAACCTGTCCGGCGTTCTCACCACCGGTGCCCCCAACTGCCGCTGGCATAACCTGGCCGCGCACACGACCAAGCAGTGCACGACCGCCACCCACACCGTGACGGCAGCAGACGTAGCAGCCGGTAGCTTCACCCCCACCTCAACGTGGGCAGCCACCCGTGACCGCAATGGCACCGACGTCATCGCCGGCGGTATCACCGCCAACAGTGATCCGATCACCGTCGCTCAGGGGGCGCATCCCCCGGCTCCCGACCCGCTCGAAACCCCCCAGGACTACGCGATTGGCGACAAAGTTCGCCTCGCATCCCCCGGCCTCGCAGGCTTCACCTGCCACCGGATCCCCGCGCTGACCACCGCGAACAACGGCTGGATCATCGCCTCCTGGGACGGCCGCCCCAACACCTGTCAGGACGCGCCTCAGGCCAACTCCATCGTCTACCGAATCTCCAAGGACGGCGGAAAGTCCTGGACCCCGATCAAGACGGCCCTGGCTGGCAGTCCCGGTGCCGACAAGATCGGCTACTCCGATCCCTCCTTCGTCGTCGACCGCACAACCGGCACGATCTTCCTCTTCTCGGTCAAGTCCTACGATGCGGGACTCTTCCAGTCTCAGCTTGGCACCGACCCCGAGGCTCGTAACATCCTGCACGCCCACGTGGTTGAATCCCACGACAACGGTGAGACCTGGGTCAACCCCCGCACCATTACCGACCAGGTGAGCGCCGGCTACACCGACAGGTGGTTTACTCGCTTCGCCTCCTCCGGCGAGGGTATTCAGCTGCGCTACGGTGCCTACTCGGGCCGCCTCATCCAGCAGTACGCCGTCGCCGACGCGGGAACCACCTCCCTCAAGGCCGTCTCCGTCTACTCCGACGACCACGGCGTGACCTGGAAGCCCGGCGCGCCCACCGAGGGAAGCGCGGACGAGAACAAGGTCGTCGAGCTCTCCGACGGCCGTCTACTGCTCAACTCGCGCACGCAGGGAACTGCGGGACAACGCCTCGAAGCCATCTCCTACGACGGCGGCGAGACCTGGGGCCCCTTCCGCCACAACTGGGACCTGACAGACCCGCGTAACAACGCCTCCATCGTTCGCGCCTACCCGGATGCCCCCGAAGGCTCCGCGCGAGCCCGCGTCCTGCTCTTCTCCAACGCCGACTCCTCCAGTGCCCGCGCCAACGGTACGATTC is a window from the Schaalia odontolytica genome containing:
- a CDS encoding sialidase family protein, coding for MTLRHYGRALAAVSGAALLCATLSVPAFATPTSDTDAAAPTVVAATDEESAPITVTATRTDSHGDKVYEGDLITVTFTYTNNTDNALTVFPVDSNLSGVLTTGAPNCRWHNLAAHTTKQCTTATHTVTAADVAAGSFTPTSTWAATRDRNGTDVIAGGITANSDPITVAQGAHPPAPDPLETPQDYAIGDKVRLASPGLAGFTCHRIPALTTANNGWIIASWDGRPNTCQDAPQANSIVYRISKDGGKSWTPIKTALAGSPGADKIGYSDPSFVVDRTTGTIFLFSVKSYDAGLFQSQLGTDPEARNILHAHVVESHDNGETWVNPRTITDQVSAGYTDRWFTRFASSGEGIQLRYGAYSGRLIQQYAVADAGTTSLKAVSVYSDDHGVTWKPGAPTEGSADENKVVELSDGRLLLNSRTQGTAGQRLEAISYDGGETWGPFRHNWDLTDPRNNASIVRAYPDAPEGSARARVLLFSNADSSSARANGTIRISYDDGFTWNDGKVFESGEMAYSTLHPLGDGTWGLLYESGGYKNIEFMRLDADYLGLTDPGEEDAPEPEPMPDPQPQPAPEPNPTATPAHWVNTGSGWKWQLEDSSYAMNQTIVIGEATYRFGADGMMVTGWDNQGGVWSYYNAYGARASGWLTDAGSWYYLDPATGAMATGWTQIDGTWYLFSASGAMLTGWQHAGSWYYLAPSGAMLTGWQQLGSAWYYFAGDGHMVTGWQMIDGRWYFFAPSGAWI
- the ilvN gene encoding acetolactate synthase small subunit gives rise to the protein MTNRHTLAVLVENKPGVLTRVAALFARRAFNIKSLTVGETEHPEISRMTIIVDADSAPIEQVVKQLNKLINVLKVVELDPEDSVERRLLMMKVQADETRRTSVLQIVDLFRAHVVDVQPESVVIESIGSLPKLEALLRALEPYGVTELVQSGAVAIGRGSRSITDQLKEK
- a CDS encoding acetolactate synthase large subunit, giving the protein MSDTANITRLTGAEAIVASLEALGVTDVFGMPGGAILPTYDPLMASTSIRHILVRHEQGAGHAAEGYALATGKVGCAIVTSGPGATNVLTALGDACMDSVPIVVISGQVGASLIGTDAFQEADVVGTSMPITKHSFLVTDPAEIPARLAEAFHLAGTGRPGPVLVDITKSAQVAEMDFSWPPALDLPGYRVADKPNMKQVRAAARAIADAQAPVLYVGGGIVRSGSTAALIDLVEATNAPVVTTLTARGAFPDSDRHNLGMPGMHGTVAAVGALQRADLIVALGARFDDRVTGRLDSFAPRAAVVHIDIDAAEISKNRHADIPIVADLATALPILTDEIAQASSQNKADISGWWRYLDRLRTKYPIGWADPEDGMMAPQEVLKKLSDRVGPEAVYVTGVGQHQMWSAQFITLDNPRSFLSSSGAGTMGYCIPAAMGAQVGVPDKVVWAIDGDGSFQMTNQELATCTINNIPIKVALINNSVLGMVRQWQSLFFGKRYSNTTLNPVEGEQIPNFEMLAQAYGMAARTVRSIDEVDEAIDWAMSINDRPVLIDFRVSKDSMVWPMVAAGVSNDEIRYAKGMAPDWEVED
- a CDS encoding threonine/serine ThrE exporter family protein, which codes for MAAHDRLAHQSQVVLRLGQMLLSFGASAYRVKKSMADVARAVGISEHRAQVTYTEIIATAYANGTFRTELAEQRLMGVNADKIDRINNYVASLNGKSVRVEDVSDELDRIAKVPGLYDWFSNALASGLACAAFAFLNGGGWVECSAVAVASFFGQALRRQMLIRHMNHFGVWMACGALAAMIYILLVAPAQHFLGIESTHQAGFISALLFLVPGFPLVTGLIDLVRQDFQGGLGRLVYVTMLVMSAGVAVWAISAVFGWSVTPEYGVSLVPWLHYLLRFLASFVAAYGFAMLFNSPQRVCATAAVIGASINTARIALHLELDVPSPAAVGLAALAAGLLAVFIARRTRFSRVTLSVPAVVIMIPGVPLYRALTYLNNQQIDDALAALFTVMFTIVAIGMGLALSRMLTDKNWLVEKQERVPNLWEYEEENA
- the ilvC gene encoding ketol-acid reductoisomerase, encoding MAEIIYDDGADLSLIQSKKVAIIGYGSQGHAHALNLKDSGVDVVVGLRPGSSSWAKAEAAGLEVKDVAEAVAEGDVVSLLLPDQVQRSVYAEQVAPNLKEGAALLFAHGFNIRYGYIEVPEGHDVVMVAPKGPGHKVRETYTQGKGTPDVVAVEVDASGQAWDLVLSYAKAIGGTRAGVIKTTFTEETETDLFGEQAVLCGGVSHLIQAGFETLVEAGYQPEIAYFEVCHEMKLIVDLINEGGITKQRWSCSDTAEYGDYVSGPRVINESSKQAMKDVLADIQDGTFARKFIADQDNGALEFKALRAEEEAHPIEKTGQKLRKAFGWTDTDEDYTEGSAAR
- a CDS encoding aspartate:alanine exchanger family transporter, which produces MHQVFEILSEQPVLFLFLLIGIGMAFGHVKIKGISLGAAAVLFFAIVTAAWAQSYGIELRVTPQLGTLGLTLFTFAIGINSGASFFHNLKTAIGPLLTMVALYGITATVGLYLGKAMGMDVPLIAGTFAGSVTNTPALAAAGEASGDPARATVGYSIAYLFGVIGMLAASMAALHYGRNDKDAPSPLSNRTIRVERDDHPFVGDIYEKLGERVSFSRLRRGETGPITRPQMSDTLDPGDLVTVVGPRELVARAATELGHASSHSLMQDRSYLDFRRMTISNPKIAGRTVASLALAKEYSATISRVRRGDVDMVAEPGLVLQEGDRVRVVAPTSKMAEITKFFGDSSRGLTDLNPIALGIGMALGIAIGELPILTPSGEYFSIGSAAGTLIVGLIFGRLGRIGPVATALPFTTCQVMAELGLLIFLAQAGAKAGGQILEAFTSGAWISIFTLGFIMTSIMAIGLYCTMRWVFKMGGTKLAGLLGGAQTQPAVLAFANGRTNADPRVALGYALVYPVAMVSKIIVATILGGM